A single genomic interval of Chryseobacterium paludis harbors:
- a CDS encoding acyltransferase produces MMIYKIINKISSLIQDFQHSVYLKICIHNGLKLGKNVVVRNHVSFGSEPFLVEIGQDTRIASGVTFVTHSGATTNIRKLKGYEEVRNFGWIKVGENCAIGSNSVILQNVEIGNNCVLGANSVLSESMPEHTVYAGNPAKYICEVEDYADVLKKTTVEYPLHLEKNRKELNQWLKLNLPQKFKTTK; encoded by the coding sequence ATGATGATATATAAAATTATTAACAAAATATCTTCCTTAATTCAGGATTTCCAACATTCTGTTTACCTTAAAATATGCATCCATAACGGTTTAAAATTAGGCAAAAATGTTGTGGTAAGAAATCATGTTTCTTTTGGCTCTGAACCATTTCTAGTTGAGATTGGACAAGACACAAGAATCGCTTCTGGAGTAACTTTTGTAACCCATTCCGGAGCTACTACAAATATAAGAAAGCTGAAAGGCTATGAGGAAGTAAGAAATTTTGGATGGATAAAAGTTGGTGAAAATTGTGCTATTGGCAGCAATTCCGTCATATTACAAAATGTGGAAATAGGAAATAATTGTGTTCTTGGTGCCAATTCGGTTCTTTCCGAATCTATGCCGGAACATACTGTCTATGCGGGAAACCCAGCTAAGTATATTTGTGAAGTAGAAGATTATGCTGATGTATTGAAAAAAACGACAGTTGAATATCCTCTTCATTTAGAAAAAAACAGGAAAGAGCTTAATCAATGGCTGAAGTTGAATTTGCCTCAAAAATTCAAAACTACGAAATAG
- a CDS encoding acyl carrier protein, with translation MKIEHFCELLKQELNEQTIITSDTNFKELESYGSLSAVLVMQLVENQFGVSLNPRSFRNINTIGDLTEAIGIEKFD, from the coding sequence ATGAAGATCGAACATTTTTGTGAACTGCTTAAACAGGAACTTAACGAACAAACTATAATAACCTCAGATACTAATTTCAAAGAATTGGAAAGCTATGGCTCTTTATCAGCTGTATTGGTAATGCAGTTGGTTGAAAATCAATTTGGGGTAAGTTTAAATCCAAGATCTTTCAGGAATATTAATACTATTGGAGACCTTACAGAAGCAATAGGAATAGAAAAGTTTGATTAA
- a CDS encoding GNAT family N-acetyltransferase, whose product MISIRKAIKADIPLIIKGILAIETNSKSLSDTYSNLFETDLSTTKEYLSQFFLDEENFDTELSLNSYIIAEVDGKAAGCCALIFTDKNYYQNKSELFPIHLRSEHLNSFINNVKNLPETKTYSENKYLIQYVFVDDDYRNRGIAEYLLKHVISQMEPQANDLYIDVLDSSPHLIKYYAKFGFGEYKTINIDTSDHKIYPSVQKIILRKTFTD is encoded by the coding sequence ATGATTAGTATAAGAAAAGCGATAAAAGCTGACATCCCTTTGATTATAAAAGGAATTTTAGCTATTGAAACTAATTCAAAATCTTTATCAGATACTTATAGTAATCTATTTGAAACTGATCTCTCAACCACCAAGGAGTATTTAAGTCAATTTTTTTTAGATGAAGAAAATTTCGATACAGAGCTTTCTTTAAATTCTTATATAATAGCAGAAGTTGATGGAAAAGCTGCCGGCTGCTGCGCTCTTATTTTTACAGATAAGAATTATTACCAAAATAAAAGCGAACTATTTCCTATCCATTTAAGAAGCGAGCATTTAAATTCGTTTATTAACAATGTAAAAAATTTACCTGAAACCAAGACATATTCCGAAAACAAGTATCTTATTCAATATGTCTTTGTAGATGACGATTATAGAAATAGAGGCATCGCTGAATATTTATTAAAACATGTCATTTCGCAGATGGAACCTCAAGCCAACGACCTTTATATAGATGTATTGGATAGTAGCCCCCATCTTATAAAGTATTACGCCAAATTTGGTTTTGGAGAATATAAAACTATTAATATCGATACTTCAGATCATAAGATCTATCCTAGTGTTCAAAAGATAATCCTGCGAAAAACATTTACAGATTAA
- a CDS encoding AMP-binding protein produces MNPFIENLYQSFLQNNTKTCLRIQDQTHTYGDILDLSHQIRIQLQKVDSQNVGIYLTDDVYMYASILAIWFTGKTYVPIHPEFPFNKNLDVIQQADIEVILSSIEIEANYQISIIDTKEVYPLEAILPVDSSIHNNAYILFTSGSTGKPKGVPIQFSNLYYFSESFHSTFGNLNPNDRVLQMFELTFDLSVMSYLIPWLNGAAVIGLHKKETKFLQILDLLEANEITVALMVPSILNLIIPYLDTEVKNESLRLNLFCGEALLTKQIKGWKDFIPNANIYNVYGPTENTIFCTQYKIEDPIKEKNGIISIGKSMVNTTMTFSDNETNEGELLLSGKLLTHSYWKNEEKTNEVFVEKDKEIFYKTGDWCLRDIEGDYFYLNRIDFQAKINGFRVELSEIEFFSNQKLNNAISVALIYKDKNNNDLLILFINDMNVEDEIIISYLKDNLPEYCIPSKIVKLEKFPINTSGKIDRNELKNKL; encoded by the coding sequence ATGAATCCCTTTATTGAAAATTTATACCAATCTTTTCTACAAAATAATACAAAGACCTGTCTACGTATTCAGGATCAAACCCATACTTATGGAGATATTTTAGATTTATCCCATCAAATCAGAATCCAATTACAAAAAGTCGATTCTCAAAATGTAGGAATTTATCTTACAGATGATGTATACATGTATGCCTCAATACTTGCCATTTGGTTTACAGGAAAAACCTATGTTCCGATTCATCCTGAATTTCCTTTTAATAAGAATCTGGATGTGATTCAGCAGGCTGATATTGAAGTAATTTTAAGCTCCATAGAAATAGAGGCGAATTATCAAATTTCTATTATTGACACAAAGGAAGTTTACCCCTTAGAAGCTATTTTACCTGTTGACTCATCCATTCACAACAATGCTTATATTCTTTTCACATCAGGTAGTACCGGAAAGCCCAAAGGAGTTCCCATTCAATTTTCAAACTTATATTATTTTTCTGAATCTTTTCATTCAACTTTTGGAAACTTAAATCCTAATGATCGTGTTTTGCAGATGTTTGAGCTCACTTTTGACTTATCTGTAATGAGCTATCTTATTCCCTGGCTAAATGGAGCTGCAGTTATTGGTCTTCATAAAAAAGAAACTAAATTTTTACAAATTCTCGATTTACTGGAAGCTAATGAAATTACGGTAGCCCTTATGGTTCCAAGCATTTTAAATTTAATTATTCCTTATTTAGATACTGAAGTAAAAAATGAAAGTCTGAGACTCAATTTATTCTGCGGTGAAGCATTATTAACAAAACAAATTAAAGGTTGGAAAGATTTTATTCCTAATGCAAATATCTACAATGTATATGGCCCAACAGAAAACACCATTTTCTGTACTCAATACAAAATAGAAGATCCTATAAAAGAGAAAAATGGTATTATTAGTATTGGAAAATCAATGGTCAATACAACAATGACTTTTTCTGACAACGAAACAAATGAAGGGGAACTATTATTATCAGGAAAATTACTTACACACTCTTATTGGAAGAATGAAGAAAAAACAAATGAGGTTTTTGTTGAAAAAGATAAAGAAATATTCTATAAAACGGGAGACTGGTGCTTAAGGGATATTGAGGGTGATTATTTTTATCTCAACCGAATAGATTTCCAGGCTAAGATAAATGGTTTTAGAGTAGAACTGTCTGAAATTGAATTTTTTTCAAATCAAAAATTGAATAATGCTATTAGTGTTGCTCTCATCTATAAGGATAAAAACAATAATGATCTTCTTATCCTCTTTATTAATGATATGAATGTAGAGGATGAAATAATTATTTCATATTTAAAAGATAACCTTCCTGAATATTGTATTCCTTCAAAAATTGTCAAACTGGAAAAGTTTCCCATCAACACTTCAGGAAAGATAGATAGAAATGAACTAAAAAATAAATTATGA
- a CDS encoding glycosyltransferase, translating into MQENKKIKVLFRHRSMEMGGVEKVVLSMLNNLNRDKFDMTICLNINQGELRNEFPNHVRKVYIAEGKEDFSKNPVIQKIQLAKRRLKLDKAAKNPKIADQLLNDTYDVEIATGYTVYKTVLNSTNKKSKKIAWLHSDLSLEGFAPYRDEIFKNMQQFDYIIYGSQQCKDILSEKYPDLKLPPGEVILNAIPIEELKIKAKAFNPDFGTAPTFVSVGRLHYRKGYRTLLETHKKLIDDGFHHHITVIGNGEDYDLLSKRIKELEVQNSFKLLGTQMNPYPYVANADFYIMPSESEGWPLIIAETLILQKPILATNVGGVPEMITHKESGYLTDYSEEGLYNGIKEFLTNKNLIEHIQENLKDIEKRFDNEKIFKSVESIIENLYQNKTPTT; encoded by the coding sequence ATGCAGGAGAATAAAAAAATAAAAGTTCTTTTCAGACATCGTTCTATGGAAATGGGTGGTGTAGAAAAAGTTGTATTAAGTATGCTTAATAATCTTAACAGGGATAAGTTTGACATGACAATATGTTTAAATATTAACCAGGGAGAACTACGTAATGAATTTCCAAATCATGTCAGGAAAGTATATATAGCTGAGGGTAAAGAAGATTTTTCTAAAAATCCTGTTATTCAAAAGATTCAATTAGCAAAAAGAAGACTTAAACTTGATAAAGCAGCAAAAAATCCAAAGATTGCTGATCAACTGCTAAATGACACCTACGATGTAGAAATTGCAACAGGTTATACAGTTTATAAAACAGTACTAAATTCTACGAACAAGAAATCAAAAAAAATCGCATGGCTTCATTCTGATTTATCGCTAGAAGGTTTTGCTCCCTATCGGGATGAAATCTTCAAAAACATGCAACAGTTCGACTATATTATATATGGTTCACAACAATGCAAGGATATCTTAAGTGAAAAATATCCTGATCTCAAACTTCCACCAGGAGAAGTAATTTTAAATGCGATTCCAATTGAAGAATTAAAGATAAAGGCAAAAGCATTTAATCCTGACTTTGGTACAGCTCCCACCTTTGTCTCTGTTGGAAGATTACATTATAGAAAAGGATACAGAACACTTTTAGAAACCCATAAAAAACTTATTGATGACGGCTTCCATCATCATATTACTGTTATTGGAAATGGGGAAGATTACGATTTGTTATCTAAAAGAATCAAGGAACTGGAGGTACAGAACTCCTTTAAACTACTCGGCACACAAATGAACCCATATCCTTATGTTGCCAATGCAGATTTTTATATTATGCCTTCAGAAAGCGAGGGCTGGCCACTAATTATCGCCGAGACATTAATTCTTCAAAAACCTATATTAGCAACTAACGTTGGTGGAGTTCCGGAAATGATCACCCATAAGGAATCCGGATATTTAACCGATTATTCTGAAGAAGGTTTATATAATGGTATTAAAGAATTTTTAACCAATAAAAATCTGATTGAACATATTCAGGAGAATTTAAAAGATATTGAGAAGCGTTTTGACAATGAGAAAATCTTCAAAAGTGTAGAAAGCATTATTGAAAATCTTTATCAGAATAAAACTCCTACTACATAG
- a CDS encoding glycosyltransferase family 2 protein → MKFSVLIAHYNNADYFKDCYESLQQQTYTDWEAIIVDDCSNQAEKEAVRSIIEGDSRFIFFENESNQGVGYTKRKCIELANGEICGFVDPDDAIFPTAIEKSITTFQNKKNVVLTYSRFLACDENLTPLYPFKSAKQILNNDPYFFNFPVQIAHFVAFRREAYLRTEGIDPSLTSAVDQDLYLKILDLGSAYFINENLYKYRLHPNGVSQAKSKGKAKDSFAKVIFNTLKRRNITSINKKTVPENFQSPQEIFNLLDYQTKRIYRLKIKILTFFQSE, encoded by the coding sequence ATGAAATTTTCAGTTCTTATTGCACATTATAATAATGCCGATTACTTTAAAGACTGTTACGAAAGTCTTCAACAACAGACCTACACAGACTGGGAAGCAATCATTGTAGATGACTGTTCTAATCAAGCAGAAAAGGAAGCTGTAAGATCTATAATTGAAGGTGACAGCAGATTTATTTTCTTTGAAAATGAGTCCAATCAGGGAGTTGGATATACAAAAAGAAAATGTATTGAATTGGCCAATGGAGAAATCTGTGGATTTGTAGATCCTGATGACGCCATTTTTCCTACAGCAATTGAAAAGTCTATCACGACTTTCCAGAATAAAAAAAATGTCGTTCTTACCTACTCCAGATTTTTAGCCTGCGATGAAAATTTAACTCCTCTTTATCCTTTCAAATCTGCAAAACAAATTCTCAATAACGATCCTTATTTTTTCAATTTCCCAGTTCAGATCGCACACTTTGTGGCATTTAGAAGAGAGGCATATTTAAGAACTGAAGGCATAGACCCTAGTCTTACGAGTGCTGTTGACCAAGATCTATATTTAAAAATACTAGATCTGGGAAGCGCTTACTTTATTAATGAAAACCTATATAAGTATAGACTTCATCCTAATGGTGTTTCTCAAGCAAAATCGAAAGGAAAAGCAAAAGATTCATTTGCAAAAGTTATCTTTAACACCTTAAAAAGAAGAAACATTACTTCTATAAATAAAAAAACAGTCCCTGAAAACTTTCAAAGTCCTCAAGAAATTTTTAACTTACTTGATTATCAGACAAAGAGAATTTATAGACTTAAAATCAAAATATTAACTTTTTTCCAATCAGAATAG
- a CDS encoding acyltransferase, with product MLSKIFETLQRKKQISIFHKHPKVILGNIKLGINNHFVIYKNIKKINLGNDIRFRNYIHILVQDEATLEIGNNVFMNNFCSINCLDHISIGENTLFGENVKLYDHNHAYQSSPEFKIFQNQFTKAPIKIGKNCWLGSNVTVLKGVSIGDNCIIGAGCTIYKDIPANTTVMNKQELIFKS from the coding sequence ATGCTTTCCAAAATTTTTGAAACACTTCAAAGGAAAAAACAGATTTCCATTTTTCACAAACACCCTAAAGTTATTTTAGGAAATATAAAATTGGGAATTAATAATCATTTTGTGATCTATAAGAATATCAAAAAAATAAACCTTGGAAATGACATCCGTTTTCGTAATTATATTCACATTTTAGTTCAGGATGAAGCAACATTAGAAATAGGAAACAATGTTTTCATGAACAATTTTTGCTCTATTAATTGCCTCGATCACATTTCGATTGGCGAAAATACATTATTTGGCGAAAATGTAAAGTTGTATGATCATAATCATGCTTATCAAAGTTCTCCTGAATTCAAAATATTTCAAAACCAATTTACTAAAGCTCCGATAAAAATCGGGAAAAACTGTTGGTTAGGTAGTAACGTTACAGTATTAAAAGGTGTCAGTATTGGTGATAATTGTATAATTGGTGCGGGCTGTACTATTTATAAAGATATTCCTGCAAATACAACTGTTATGAATAAGCAGGAATTAATTTTCAAATCTTAA
- a CDS encoding class I SAM-dependent methyltransferase, which produces MGELKRVFKTFVAYLKRPDLYPELGRKILKNTVNRNNAFKGKEKTNSWARSKAISQKEAVFNLFRIDASTFKTQYKDVLDKAAQKEKECPIKMGGPGALELIYYACEFSEGKNVVETGVAYGWSSLASLLSLEKRNGTLYSSDMPYLGQNGDQYVGYVVPEDLKKYWKLFRFADKESLPKIFNENQVFDVVHYDSDKSYNGMFWAYNQLYTHLRSGGVFISDDIGDNSAYQDFCEKNDIDTTIVEIDGKYVGVFIK; this is translated from the coding sequence ATGGGTGAATTAAAAAGAGTTTTTAAAACATTTGTAGCATACCTTAAAAGGCCAGACCTTTATCCCGAATTAGGAAGGAAAATTTTGAAGAACACTGTGAATAGAAATAATGCCTTCAAAGGAAAAGAAAAAACGAATTCTTGGGCACGGTCAAAGGCTATTTCGCAGAAAGAAGCTGTTTTCAATCTTTTTAGGATTGATGCCTCCACATTTAAAACGCAATATAAGGATGTTTTGGATAAAGCGGCACAAAAAGAAAAAGAATGTCCCATTAAAATGGGCGGTCCGGGAGCATTAGAGCTTATCTATTATGCTTGTGAATTTTCTGAAGGTAAGAATGTAGTAGAGACGGGAGTTGCCTATGGGTGGTCTTCACTAGCCTCACTGTTGTCGCTGGAAAAAAGAAATGGAACTTTGTATAGTTCTGATATGCCCTATTTAGGACAAAATGGAGATCAGTACGTAGGATATGTAGTTCCTGAAGATCTAAAAAAATACTGGAAACTTTTTCGCTTTGCAGATAAGGAGTCTCTGCCAAAAATATTCAATGAAAATCAAGTTTTTGATGTGGTTCATTATGATTCGGACAAAAGCTATAACGGAATGTTCTGGGCATATAATCAATTGTATACACACTTAAGAAGTGGCGGGGTATTTATCAGTGATGATATCGGGGATAATTCAGCTTACCAGGATTTTTGTGAGAAAAATGATATTGACACAACTATTGTAGAAATTGATGGTAAGTATGTAGGCGTTTTTATAAAGTAA
- a CDS encoding glycosyltransferase family 2 protein codes for MKISVIIPVYNAENYISQAVESALQFDEVFEIILVEDKSPDNALLLCEKLAEKYDSVKLYQHPDKQNHGAGASRNLGIMNATGDFIAFLDADDYYLPNRFDAEKELFQNPEVEGVYGAIGVHYCSEKAKEQYYKVFENRLTTVYKKHDSKEVFPGLLNMKGSFGLFSLDGLTIRKSSLSKVSPFFKTGLRLHQDTEFIFRLSYYLNLYPGILDNAVAVRGVHENNRITQVDIGKIKPSSTRILLWSEVHNWAKSESSIPDHIKKHIERTYRSYQIAEASVPKKWGMIMKYLFTDYNSIRSGLYNINFRKYLL; via the coding sequence ATGAAAATATCTGTCATCATTCCTGTTTATAATGCAGAGAATTACATTTCTCAAGCTGTAGAATCAGCGCTTCAGTTTGATGAAGTATTTGAAATAATTCTCGTGGAGGATAAATCTCCAGATAATGCACTCCTACTTTGTGAAAAACTCGCAGAAAAATACGACAGCGTAAAACTTTATCAACATCCTGATAAACAAAATCATGGTGCCGGAGCTTCCAGAAATCTTGGAATAATGAATGCAACAGGAGATTTCATCGCATTTTTAGATGCAGACGATTATTACCTACCTAATCGTTTTGATGCAGAAAAAGAACTTTTTCAAAATCCTGAGGTAGAAGGTGTGTATGGCGCTATAGGAGTACATTATTGCTCAGAAAAAGCCAAAGAACAATACTACAAAGTTTTTGAAAACCGCCTAACCACAGTATACAAAAAACATGATTCAAAAGAAGTTTTTCCCGGACTTCTTAATATGAAAGGGAGTTTTGGACTTTTCAGCCTTGATGGATTAACGATCAGGAAAAGTTCTCTTTCAAAAGTCAGTCCTTTTTTCAAAACCGGACTTAGACTTCATCAGGATACAGAATTTATTTTCCGTTTATCTTACTACCTTAATCTTTACCCCGGAATACTTGATAACGCTGTTGCAGTAAGAGGAGTCCATGAAAATAATAGAATCACGCAAGTAGATATTGGGAAAATAAAGCCATCTTCTACAAGGATTCTGCTTTGGAGTGAAGTACATAATTGGGCTAAAAGTGAATCTTCAATTCCAGATCATATTAAGAAGCATATTGAAAGAACATACCGAAGCTATCAGATAGCCGAAGCTTCTGTCCCAAAAAAATGGGGAATGATCATGAAATATTTATTTACTGATTATAATAGTATTCGTTCCGGTCTATATAATATTAATTTTAGAAAATATTTACTTTAA
- a CDS encoding glycosyltransferase family 2 protein, producing the protein MKISVIIPVYNAEKYVSQAVESALQFDEVFEVVLVEDKSPDQSLRTCQELAAKHSKVKLYQHPDKENHGAGPSRNLGIQNSTGDFIAFLDADDYFLPNRFDAEKQLFKNPKVEGVYGAIGVHYYTEKAKEQYFKLFKNVLTTVYKKHDPKDVFPGLIHKLGSFGLFSIDALTVRRESLLAKLTPLFKPMKLHEDTEFLFRLSYYLDLYPGIIDEAIAMRGVHESNRITKVDSNKIKHTISRVILWNEVYNWAKDEANIPEDIKTHIKRMQRSFEIASSPKLKKWAMIIKYLFVDYQSIRSGLYNINFRYSLIS; encoded by the coding sequence ATGAAAATCTCAGTAATCATTCCCGTTTATAACGCTGAAAAATATGTTTCTCAGGCTGTAGAATCAGCGCTCCAGTTTGATGAAGTATTTGAAGTCGTTTTAGTGGAAGACAAATCACCAGATCAATCTTTACGGACTTGCCAGGAATTAGCCGCGAAGCATAGCAAAGTAAAATTATATCAACATCCCGACAAAGAAAATCATGGCGCGGGTCCAAGCAGAAACCTGGGAATACAGAATTCAACAGGAGATTTCATCGCATTTTTAGATGCGGACGATTATTTTCTTCCCAATCGTTTTGATGCAGAAAAACAACTTTTCAAAAATCCCAAAGTAGAAGGTGTTTATGGGGCTATTGGCGTACATTATTACACTGAAAAAGCTAAAGAACAATATTTTAAATTATTTAAAAATGTATTAACCACAGTTTACAAAAAACATGATCCTAAAGATGTTTTTCCAGGGTTGATCCATAAGTTAGGAAGTTTTGGACTATTTAGTATTGATGCTCTAACTGTTCGTAGAGAGTCTCTTTTGGCGAAGTTAACTCCTTTATTCAAGCCAATGAAACTTCACGAAGACACAGAGTTTTTATTTCGCCTTTCATATTATCTTGATTTATATCCCGGAATTATAGATGAAGCTATAGCAATGAGAGGAGTGCATGAAAGCAATAGAATCACCAAAGTAGATTCTAATAAGATAAAGCATACGATCTCAAGAGTTATCCTTTGGAATGAAGTTTATAATTGGGCAAAAGATGAGGCTAATATTCCAGAAGACATTAAAACACATATCAAAAGGATGCAACGTAGTTTCGAAATAGCAAGTTCTCCAAAATTAAAAAAATGGGCAATGATTATAAAATATTTATTCGTTGATTATCAGAGTATAAGATCAGGATTATATAACATCAACTTTAGATATTCTTTAATTTCGTAA
- a CDS encoding glycosyltransferase family 2 protein: MLEISVIIPVYNAAEFLEKSVQSALQFKEVKEVILVEDKSTDNSLEICKRLADQNLKVLLFQHADKENHGAGASRNLGIEKSTGNFITFLDADDYYLPNRFDGEKEIFADSKVQGVFGAIGIEYLTEKGKQEFQSKFSDTSLTTVNYSAEGREVFKGLLGLTTKTFGTFFHLNALTIRRSAIEASNLKFNKTLRVHQDSDFIIKLAYHCYLKSGIIDQPVAIRGIHDDNRITKIVKYSHQYKQRQLLFWKSLYDWARDQKIPSEFKEKIYLRYKSFDLSQKTGAIKYYNIFIEALKNPNILKTQYRFNYQKSMK, translated from the coding sequence ATGCTTGAAATTTCTGTTATTATCCCGGTTTATAATGCGGCTGAATTTTTAGAAAAATCAGTTCAGTCTGCATTGCAATTTAAAGAAGTTAAGGAAGTTATTTTAGTTGAAGATAAATCAACAGATAATTCACTGGAAATTTGCAAAAGATTAGCTGACCAAAATCTAAAGGTATTACTATTTCAACATGCTGATAAAGAAAATCATGGCGCAGGCGCCTCAAGGAATCTGGGAATAGAAAAATCAACAGGGAATTTCATTACATTTTTAGATGCTGATGATTATTATCTACCCAATCGTTTTGACGGAGAAAAAGAAATATTTGCTGATTCTAAGGTTCAAGGGGTCTTTGGAGCCATTGGTATTGAATATTTAACTGAAAAGGGAAAACAGGAATTTCAATCGAAATTCAGTGATACTTCCCTTACAACTGTAAATTATTCCGCTGAAGGAAGGGAAGTTTTTAAAGGACTTTTAGGATTAACAACTAAAACTTTCGGTACATTCTTCCATTTAAATGCTCTTACAATAAGAAGATCAGCGATTGAAGCATCTAATTTAAAATTCAACAAGACACTTAGAGTTCATCAGGATTCGGATTTTATTATTAAACTGGCTTATCACTGTTATTTAAAATCAGGGATTATAGATCAGCCCGTGGCCATACGCGGAATACATGACGATAACAGAATTACTAAAATTGTGAAATACTCCCATCAGTATAAACAAAGACAGCTTCTTTTCTGGAAATCTTTATATGACTGGGCCCGCGATCAGAAGATACCTTCAGAATTTAAAGAAAAAATTTACTTAAGATATAAGTCCTTCGACTTATCTCAAAAAACGGGAGCAATAAAATATTATAATATCTTTATTGAAGCTCTTAAGAATCCCAATATATTAAAAACACAGTATAGGTTTAATTATCAAAAATCGATGAAATGA